The proteins below are encoded in one region of Microbispora sp. NBC_01189:
- a CDS encoding transglycosylase domain-containing protein, with amino-acid sequence MNATGKMLRLAAMGAAAGVLVAGIALPAVGGAGVGLVSAVRDVGLEPRDLPEPPLAQISVVQDVKGREIARFYEQYREVVPLDKMADVMKTAIISIEDYRYYEHGPIDIEGTLRALARNMQAGGVAQGGSSITQQYVKQVLLNSADTDAEKNKALEASYARKLNELRYAMGVEKKYSKDEILEKYLNIAYFGAGAYGVEAAAKRFFGVGASELTLPQAATLAGAVQDPNATDPNRGKTYRDRLLKRRNVVLDRMAELGKITEAEAAKAKATKLGYKGTKLPGGCESSKYPYFCVYVRNEILNNSDFGKTAKDRSRFLNRGGLTIRTTIDPSMQAAADAAIRKWVNPSDDPVAAEALVQPGTGAIRAMAASRPYGTRKIRKEMSYNLVADAAHGGGIGFQAGSTFKTFTLLTALKQGMKVNDGFSVGAGYTAPGYSTFRNCAGQPIGDPGHTVTNDEGAPGWLTLQTGTWHSVNTFFMELERRAGLCEVVKTAKSLGIHRSDGGALQEFETFTLGINEMDPVTVANAYAAIGARGKYCAPMAISRITDSTGKTTDYEPKCRQALDPEVADAAAYVLSGVLTKGTMAAVGGIGRDAAGKTGTTDNSSSAWFAGFTPDLAGAVSLGDPRGTSKYKLNGVTIGGRYYGEVFGASVPGPIWKDTMLKALSGAPATKFTPLDPSFGGCGQSCRPVAPPRDDTPVEIRFD; translated from the coding sequence GTGAACGCCACGGGGAAGATGCTGCGTCTGGCCGCCATGGGAGCGGCGGCGGGCGTGCTGGTCGCGGGGATCGCGCTGCCGGCGGTCGGCGGCGCGGGGGTCGGCCTGGTGTCGGCGGTCAGGGACGTCGGCCTCGAACCACGGGACCTCCCCGAGCCTCCGCTCGCGCAGATCTCGGTGGTCCAGGACGTCAAGGGCCGCGAGATCGCGCGGTTCTACGAGCAGTACCGCGAGGTCGTCCCGCTCGACAAGATGGCCGACGTCATGAAGACGGCCATCATCTCGATCGAGGACTACCGCTACTACGAGCACGGCCCGATCGACATCGAGGGCACCCTCCGCGCGCTGGCCCGGAACATGCAGGCGGGCGGGGTGGCCCAGGGGGGCTCCTCGATCACCCAGCAGTACGTCAAGCAGGTGCTGCTGAACTCGGCCGACACCGATGCGGAGAAGAACAAGGCCCTGGAGGCCAGCTACGCCCGCAAGCTCAACGAGCTGCGGTACGCGATGGGCGTGGAGAAGAAGTACTCCAAGGACGAGATCCTGGAGAAATACCTGAACATCGCCTACTTCGGCGCGGGGGCGTACGGCGTCGAGGCGGCGGCCAAGCGGTTCTTCGGGGTCGGCGCGAGCGAGCTGACGCTGCCGCAGGCGGCGACGCTGGCGGGCGCGGTGCAGGACCCCAACGCCACCGACCCCAACCGCGGCAAGACCTACCGCGACCGGCTGCTGAAGCGGCGCAACGTCGTGCTCGACCGGATGGCCGAGCTGGGCAAGATCACTGAAGCCGAGGCGGCCAAGGCGAAGGCCACCAAGCTCGGCTACAAGGGGACGAAGCTGCCCGGCGGCTGCGAGTCCAGCAAATATCCGTACTTCTGCGTCTATGTGCGCAACGAGATTCTCAACAACTCCGACTTCGGCAAGACGGCCAAGGACCGGTCGCGGTTCCTCAACCGGGGCGGCCTGACCATCAGGACCACGATCGACCCCTCCATGCAGGCGGCGGCGGACGCGGCGATCAGGAAGTGGGTCAACCCGTCCGACGACCCGGTGGCCGCCGAGGCGCTGGTGCAGCCCGGCACCGGGGCGATCCGGGCGATGGCCGCGAGCCGGCCGTACGGGACGCGCAAGATCAGGAAGGAGATGTCCTACAACCTGGTCGCGGACGCGGCGCACGGCGGCGGCATCGGCTTCCAGGCGGGGTCGACCTTCAAGACGTTCACCCTGCTCACCGCGTTGAAGCAGGGCATGAAGGTCAACGACGGGTTCAGCGTGGGCGCCGGCTACACCGCCCCCGGCTACTCCACGTTCAGGAACTGCGCGGGCCAGCCCATCGGCGACCCGGGCCACACGGTCACCAACGACGAGGGGGCGCCCGGCTGGCTGACCCTACAGACCGGCACCTGGCACTCGGTCAACACGTTCTTCATGGAGCTGGAGCGGCGGGCCGGGCTCTGCGAGGTGGTCAAGACGGCCAAGTCGCTGGGCATCCACCGGTCCGACGGCGGCGCGCTCCAGGAGTTCGAGACGTTCACCCTCGGCATCAACGAGATGGACCCGGTGACGGTCGCGAACGCCTACGCCGCGATCGGGGCGCGCGGGAAGTACTGCGCGCCGATGGCGATCAGCCGGATCACCGACAGCACGGGCAAGACGACGGACTACGAGCCCAAGTGCCGTCAGGCACTCGACCCCGAGGTGGCGGACGCGGCGGCGTACGTGCTGTCCGGCGTGCTGACCAAGGGCACGATGGCGGCGGTCGGCGGCATCGGCCGTGACGCGGCCGGCAAGACCGGCACCACCGACAACTCCTCCTCCGCCTGGTTCGCCGGGTTCACCCCCGACCTGGCCGGCGCGGTCAGCCTGGGCGACCCGCGCGGCACGTCGAAATACAAGCTGAACGGCGTGACGATCGGCGGCCGCTACTACGGCGAGGTGTTCGGCGCCAGCGTCCCCGGCCCCATCTGGAAGGACACGATGCTCAAGGCGCTGAGCGGAGCGCCGGCGACGAAGTTCACCCCGCTCGACCCCTCGTTCGGCGGGTGCGGCCAGAGCTGCCGCCCGGTGGCGCCGCCGCGCGACGACACCCCGGTGGAGATCAGGTTCGACTAG
- a CDS encoding STAS domain-containing protein, which translates to METWTAPSPAPTRWWVLGMRGELDLHAVRHLHEPLRGLIEARGPWLALDLSEVRFIDTTGVGLLVRLAHHLRGREGDLALIAPRGQVLRILRWTNLTRLFRVLDTADALADLATDYPPRPGDLTSRT; encoded by the coding sequence GTGGAGACGTGGACGGCACCGAGCCCTGCCCCCACCCGATGGTGGGTGCTGGGCATGCGCGGAGAGCTGGATCTCCACGCGGTGCGGCATCTTCACGAGCCCCTGCGCGGCCTGATCGAGGCCAGGGGCCCGTGGCTCGCCCTCGACCTGAGCGAGGTGCGGTTCATCGACACCACCGGGGTCGGGCTGCTGGTGCGCCTGGCGCACCACCTGCGCGGCCGGGAGGGCGACCTGGCGTTGATCGCGCCCAGAGGCCAGGTGCTGCGGATCCTCCGCTGGACGAACCTGACCCGGCTGTTCCGCGTGCTCGACACCGCGGACGCGCTGGCCGACCTCGCCACCGACTACCCGCCTCGGCCGGGCGACCTGACTAGTCGAACCTGA
- a CDS encoding BTAD domain-containing putative transcriptional regulator has product MGRIAAEVDGRRADLGTSLQRAVLARLVCAHGHVVSTDRFVDDLWKGQPPPRALGALQVYVSNLRRVLEPGRPPRAAARVLVTAPPGYRLALEPDDVDAWRFPRLVEAASGLLAEGAPARALDLVNEALALWTGPAYAEFGDEEWAAPEVSHLDELRVVAAEYRAEAALALGRHAEIVPELERHLTEHPLRENAVRLLALAYYRGGRQGEALAALRRTRALLADQLGVDPGPALRTLEADILAQAESLDPAPVIGPPVRETRAEPAPPAFRMVGRTAELSRLVAAAGQARDGFRIAWLGGEAGSGKSTVADALVRRLSGDGWQTVVGRCPETTGGVPPAWAWSEVLRDLSATRPPEPGTAARLAPLLTDDAAPVGQFWLARAAGDYLEGVPGPLLIVLEDVHRADEETLQLLRHLAGRLARTPVLVLLTHRPAEAGDDLTATAAALAVQAVENITLGGLGEPEVARLLTERSGAEVDATLVRTITERTGGNPLFVAETARLLAVDGPAAANALPPGVRDLIRRRLARLPATAQTTLRTAAVLGREADADVLVAMPGADEETVLDGLEAGVLSGLLEEPRPGHVRFAHVLVRETLYEDIPRLRRTRIHGRVLTALEHVRPGDVGALGHHALAAATTATALTAAGYAARAARQASSVYHAYGEAATLLQGALDALDLLTEGTGEPPRDVRLGLLCDLVSAQAHAGDVITALRNRERALTLAEEMSREMRDPAAVARAVTSFDAPVIWTIQPDRAYDPRLVGAIEGSMPAEAGELRCRMLVALCHALEGHDAERVETASAEALAIADALGDPRLRCMALNARYWACLAPGRRAELETLGHDLLAASAAAGLLGYQTLGHFALLMVALARNDWASAREHADRGAALSTTGQLGLALGILAFLDALRLLVTGDFERAGRAYGELGERLARTGDANGAMVGMVGRFVVALAAGRLAGMVEELTVLWERLREDSMEMYTRALVGTGRVDEARAVWLPGHRPRRDYYWLLLMSLRSDNAAALGDREVAAECYELLLPYDGELAGLHSGSVTAGPVARTLGDLAVFLGRPGDADAHYRRAAEVARQAGSPHWEEAARRALTPRRTRDARGAGGRDAAAPA; this is encoded by the coding sequence TTGGGGCGAATCGCGGCGGAGGTCGACGGCCGCCGCGCGGACCTCGGGACGTCGCTCCAGCGCGCCGTGCTCGCCCGGCTCGTCTGCGCGCACGGCCACGTGGTGTCGACCGACCGGTTCGTGGACGACCTCTGGAAGGGCCAGCCGCCGCCGCGGGCGCTGGGCGCGTTGCAGGTCTACGTCTCCAACCTGCGCCGCGTGCTGGAGCCGGGCCGCCCGCCTCGGGCCGCCGCCCGCGTGCTGGTGACCGCTCCGCCCGGCTACCGCCTCGCGCTGGAGCCGGACGACGTGGACGCCTGGCGTTTCCCCCGGCTGGTCGAGGCCGCCTCCGGCCTCCTCGCCGAGGGCGCGCCCGCCCGGGCGCTCGACCTCGTCAACGAGGCCCTGGCGCTGTGGACCGGCCCGGCGTACGCCGAGTTCGGCGACGAGGAGTGGGCCGCGCCCGAGGTGAGCCACCTGGACGAACTGCGGGTGGTCGCGGCCGAGTACCGCGCCGAGGCGGCGCTCGCGCTGGGCCGCCACGCCGAGATCGTCCCCGAGCTGGAACGCCACCTCACCGAGCATCCCCTGCGCGAGAACGCCGTACGGCTGCTCGCACTGGCCTATTACCGGGGCGGACGGCAGGGGGAGGCGCTCGCGGCCCTGCGCCGCACCCGCGCCCTGCTCGCCGACCAGCTCGGCGTCGACCCCGGGCCCGCGCTGCGCACGCTGGAGGCCGACATCCTCGCGCAGGCCGAGTCGCTCGACCCCGCGCCCGTGATCGGCCCGCCCGTACGGGAGACGCGGGCCGAGCCCGCCCCCCCGGCCTTCCGGATGGTCGGCCGTACGGCGGAGCTGTCCCGGCTGGTCGCCGCGGCCGGGCAGGCGCGGGACGGCTTCCGCATCGCCTGGCTCGGCGGCGAGGCGGGCTCGGGCAAGAGCACGGTCGCCGACGCGCTGGTGCGGCGGTTGTCCGGGGACGGCTGGCAGACCGTGGTCGGCCGCTGCCCGGAGACGACCGGCGGCGTGCCGCCCGCGTGGGCCTGGAGCGAGGTGCTGCGCGACCTCTCCGCCACCCGGCCGCCGGAGCCCGGGACGGCGGCCAGGCTCGCGCCGCTGCTGACCGACGACGCCGCGCCCGTGGGCCAGTTCTGGCTGGCGCGGGCGGCCGGCGACTACCTGGAGGGCGTGCCGGGACCGCTGCTGATCGTGCTGGAGGACGTGCACCGCGCCGACGAGGAGACCCTCCAGCTGCTGCGTCATCTCGCCGGCCGCCTGGCCCGCACGCCGGTCCTCGTCCTGCTGACGCACCGGCCGGCGGAGGCGGGCGACGACCTCACGGCCACCGCCGCCGCGCTCGCCGTCCAGGCCGTGGAGAACATCACCCTGGGCGGCCTCGGCGAGCCGGAGGTGGCGCGCCTGCTCACCGAGCGCTCCGGCGCGGAGGTGGACGCGACGCTGGTCCGCACGATCACCGAGCGGACCGGCGGCAACCCCCTGTTCGTGGCCGAGACGGCCCGGCTGCTCGCGGTGGACGGCCCGGCCGCGGCCAACGCGCTGCCGCCGGGCGTCCGCGACCTGATCCGCCGCCGCCTCGCCCGGCTGCCGGCCACGGCGCAGACGACGCTCCGCACCGCCGCCGTCCTCGGCCGGGAGGCCGACGCGGACGTGCTCGTCGCGATGCCGGGGGCCGACGAGGAGACGGTGCTCGACGGCCTGGAGGCGGGCGTGCTGTCCGGCCTGCTGGAGGAGCCGCGCCCCGGCCACGTCCGCTTCGCCCACGTGCTCGTCCGCGAGACGCTGTACGAGGACATCCCCCGGCTGCGCCGTACGCGGATCCACGGCAGGGTCCTCACGGCGCTCGAACACGTGCGGCCCGGCGACGTGGGGGCGCTCGGGCACCACGCGCTCGCCGCCGCGACCACCGCGACCGCCCTCACGGCGGCGGGATACGCGGCGCGCGCCGCCCGCCAGGCCTCGTCGGTCTACCACGCGTACGGCGAGGCGGCGACGCTGCTGCAGGGCGCCCTGGACGCGCTCGACCTGCTGACCGAGGGGACCGGCGAGCCGCCCCGGGACGTCCGGCTCGGCCTGCTGTGCGATCTGGTGTCCGCCCAGGCGCACGCGGGCGACGTGATCACCGCGCTCCGGAACCGGGAGAGGGCCCTCACGCTGGCCGAAGAGATGAGCCGGGAGATGCGAGACCCGGCGGCGGTCGCCCGCGCGGTCACGTCGTTCGACGCGCCGGTCATCTGGACCATCCAGCCCGACCGCGCGTACGACCCGCGCCTTGTCGGGGCGATCGAGGGCTCGATGCCGGCGGAGGCGGGGGAGCTGCGCTGCCGTATGCTCGTCGCCCTCTGCCACGCGCTCGAAGGGCACGACGCGGAGCGCGTCGAGACGGCGAGCGCCGAGGCGCTGGCGATCGCGGACGCCCTCGGCGACCCCCGGCTGCGCTGCATGGCGCTCAACGCCCGCTACTGGGCCTGCCTCGCGCCGGGCCGGCGGGCGGAGCTGGAGACGCTCGGGCACGACCTGCTGGCCGCGTCCGCCGCCGCGGGACTGCTCGGCTACCAGACGCTCGGCCACTTCGCGCTGCTCATGGTCGCGCTCGCCCGCAACGACTGGGCGTCGGCGCGCGAGCACGCCGACAGGGGCGCCGCGCTGTCGACGACCGGCCAGCTCGGCCTGGCCCTCGGCATCCTCGCCTTCCTCGACGCCCTGCGCCTGCTGGTGACGGGCGACTTCGAGCGGGCCGGCCGCGCGTACGGCGAGCTCGGCGAACGGCTGGCCCGCACCGGCGACGCGAACGGCGCGATGGTGGGGATGGTCGGCCGCTTCGTCGTCGCGCTGGCGGCCGGACGCCTCGCCGGGATGGTGGAGGAGCTCACCGTCCTCTGGGAGCGCCTGCGTGAGGACAGCATGGAGATGTACACCCGGGCGCTCGTCGGCACCGGACGCGTCGACGAGGCCCGCGCCGTGTGGCTGCCCGGGCACCGGCCCCGGCGCGACTACTACTGGCTGCTGCTGATGTCGCTGCGGTCGGACAACGCGGCGGCGCTGGGCGACCGGGAGGTGGCCGCCGAGTGCTACGAGCTGCTGCTGCCGTACGACGGCGAGCTGGCCGGCCTGCACTCGGGATCGGTCACGGCCGGGCCGGTGGCCCGCACGCTGGGCGACCTCGCCGTGTTCCTGGGCCGGCCCGGCGACGCGGACGCGCACTACCGGCGGGCCGCCGAGGTGGCCCGGCAGGCCGGCTCACCGCACTGGGAGGAGGCCGCCCGCCGGGCGCTCACGCCGCGCCGAACACGAGACGCTCGCGGCGCCGGTGGCCGGGACGCAGCAGCGCCAGCATGA
- a CDS encoding hemerythrin domain-containing protein — MSDAPAPHPANLPAPNLLGFRITHRAMRADSRRLADATGEIAAGRQPCGPERAAAIKNYVVKLCQGIHHHHKAEDDHLWPLLVRSAGAEVDLSELSEDHSELDPLLAEIQAVAGDPAELAKPMRRLADLLDEHIAEEERQLFPVIMRHVTAKDWEELEKHVRKGGDPRFELPRIERHARPEELAELRKVAGPVLVVMLALLRPGHRRRERLVFGAA, encoded by the coding sequence ATGTCCGACGCCCCCGCCCCGCACCCCGCCAACCTGCCCGCCCCCAACCTGCTGGGCTTCCGCATCACCCACCGCGCGATGCGGGCCGACTCCCGGCGCCTCGCCGACGCCACCGGCGAGATCGCCGCGGGCCGGCAGCCGTGCGGCCCCGAGCGCGCCGCCGCGATCAAGAACTACGTGGTCAAGCTGTGCCAGGGCATCCATCACCACCACAAGGCGGAGGACGACCACCTGTGGCCCCTGCTGGTCCGGTCGGCGGGCGCCGAGGTGGACCTGAGCGAGCTGAGCGAGGACCACTCCGAGCTCGATCCGCTGCTGGCGGAGATCCAGGCCGTCGCGGGCGACCCCGCCGAGCTGGCCAAGCCGATGCGCCGCCTGGCCGACCTGCTGGACGAGCACATCGCGGAGGAGGAGCGGCAGCTCTTCCCGGTCATCATGCGGCACGTCACGGCGAAGGACTGGGAGGAGCTGGAGAAGCACGTCCGCAAGGGCGGCGACCCGCGGTTCGAGCTGCCCCGCATCGAGCGGCACGCGCGGCCGGAGGAGCTGGCCGAGCTGCGCAAGGTGGCCGGGCCCGTCCTGGTCGTCATGCTGGCGCTGCTGCGTCCCGGCCACCGGCGCCGCGAGCGTCTCGTGTTCGGCGCGGCGTGA
- a CDS encoding transposase: protein MDRRWVGPGGYEIVPAYHRDRQVLRVRRHGRLVADCRSVEEVARFVDLADLCEVIALPERAGGTRTAVR from the coding sequence ATGGACAGGAGATGGGTGGGTCCCGGCGGGTACGAGATCGTTCCGGCGTACCACCGTGACCGCCAGGTGCTGCGCGTGCGGCGGCACGGACGGCTGGTCGCCGACTGCCGGTCGGTCGAGGAGGTCGCCCGGTTCGTCGACCTCGCCGACCTGTGCGAGGTGATCGCCCTGCCGGAGCGGGCCGGCGGCACCCGTACGGCCGTCAGGTAG
- the rpmG gene encoding 50S ribosomal protein L33, with amino-acid sequence MAATDVRPKITLACQECKHRNYITRKNRRNDPDRLELKKYCPNCKTHQAHRETR; translated from the coding sequence GTGGCTGCCACAGACGTTAGGCCGAAGATCACGCTGGCCTGCCAGGAGTGCAAGCACCGCAACTACATCACGCGGAAGAACCGGCGCAACGACCCGGATCGGCTTGAGCTGAAGAAGTACTGCCCCAACTGCAAGACGCACCAGGCGCACCGCGAGACCCGCTGA
- a CDS encoding MaoC family dehydratase N-terminal domain-containing protein translates to MPLNRDFVGRTYQASAPYEVSRVKISEFATAIGDGNPIYHDRQAAVAAGHPDVVAPPTFPIVFSLLGTGDALTDPELGLDFSMVVHGEQRFEYERPIQAGDELVCASTIAEIRSVGRNEFLTVRSDVHTTSGELVCRTYNIIVERGGAA, encoded by the coding sequence ATGCCTCTGAATCGCGACTTCGTCGGGCGGACGTACCAGGCGTCCGCGCCCTACGAGGTCAGCCGCGTCAAGATCAGCGAGTTCGCCACCGCGATCGGCGACGGCAACCCGATCTACCACGACCGGCAGGCCGCCGTGGCGGCCGGGCACCCTGACGTCGTGGCGCCGCCGACCTTCCCGATCGTGTTCAGCCTCCTCGGCACCGGCGACGCGCTCACCGACCCCGAGCTGGGGCTCGACTTCTCCATGGTCGTGCACGGCGAGCAGCGGTTCGAGTACGAGCGGCCCATCCAGGCGGGCGACGAGCTCGTGTGCGCCTCGACCATCGCGGAGATCCGCAGCGTCGGCCGCAACGAGTTCCTGACCGTGCGCAGCGACGTGCACACCACCTCCGGCGAGCTGGTCTGCCGGACCTACAACATCATCGTGGAGCGCGGAGGGGCGGCCTGA
- a CDS encoding MaoC family dehydratase gives MAATVKYDDVEAGQEIPAAEYRVRRVDLVRYAGASGDFNPIHWNERHAKAVGLPDVIAHGMYTMAQGGRFVTDWAGDPGAVVEYGVRFSSMVVVPDDDNGATITISGIVEEKREDKRVVVTLTARSGDSRVLSKARAVVQLS, from the coding sequence ATGGCGGCGACGGTCAAGTACGACGACGTGGAGGCCGGCCAGGAGATCCCGGCCGCCGAGTACCGGGTGCGCCGGGTCGACCTGGTGCGGTACGCCGGAGCCTCGGGCGACTTCAACCCCATCCACTGGAACGAGCGCCACGCGAAGGCGGTCGGCCTGCCCGACGTCATCGCGCACGGCATGTACACGATGGCGCAGGGCGGCCGGTTCGTGACCGACTGGGCGGGCGACCCCGGCGCGGTGGTCGAGTACGGCGTCCGGTTCTCGTCCATGGTCGTGGTGCCCGACGACGACAACGGCGCGACGATCACGATCAGCGGGATCGTGGAGGAGAAGCGCGAGGACAAGCGCGTCGTGGTCACGCTCACGGCGAGGTCCGGCGACTCCCGGGTCCTGTCCAAGGCCCGCGCGGTGGTCCAGCTCTCCTGA
- a CDS encoding UDP-N-acetylmuramate dehydrogenase, which produces MAERLAGVALARYTTLRTGGPARVFAEADTTGDLVAMVAEADRDGEPVLVLGGGSNLLVGDEGFGGLVVRVVTRGVEAAPDGDGRVLVTAQAGEDWDALVARCVAEGLSGVECLSGIPGLVGSTPIQNVGAYGQDVSQTVTGVRAFDRRTGEVAGLTAAECGFSYRHSAFKQDPERHVVLAVTYALERSALSGPVAYRELATRLGVEIGARVPLAEAREAVLELRRGKGMVLDPGDPDTRSAGSFFTNPVLGPDEAAALERRAPGHPRWDMPGGSVKVPAAWLIENAGFPKGYEKGRARISTKHTLALTNPTGEAGAGELLALAREVRDGVHEKFGVWLVNEPVLVGASL; this is translated from the coding sequence ATGGCTGAGCGGCTGGCAGGGGTGGCCCTCGCCCGGTACACCACCCTGCGTACGGGCGGCCCGGCCCGGGTGTTCGCCGAGGCGGACACCACCGGCGACCTGGTCGCGATGGTGGCCGAGGCCGACCGCGACGGGGAACCCGTGCTGGTGCTCGGCGGCGGGAGCAACCTGCTCGTCGGCGACGAGGGGTTCGGCGGGCTGGTGGTCCGCGTCGTCACCCGGGGCGTCGAGGCGGCGCCGGACGGGGACGGGCGCGTGCTCGTTACCGCGCAAGCGGGGGAGGACTGGGACGCCCTGGTCGCCCGGTGCGTCGCCGAGGGCCTGTCGGGCGTCGAGTGCCTGTCGGGCATTCCCGGCCTGGTGGGCTCCACCCCGATCCAGAACGTCGGGGCGTACGGGCAGGACGTCTCGCAGACCGTCACCGGCGTCCGCGCGTTCGACCGGAGGACCGGCGAGGTGGCCGGCCTCACGGCGGCGGAGTGCGGTTTCTCCTACCGGCACAGCGCCTTCAAGCAGGACCCTGAGCGGCACGTGGTGCTGGCGGTCACCTACGCCCTGGAGCGGTCCGCGCTGTCGGGGCCCGTGGCGTACCGCGAACTGGCCACGCGGCTCGGCGTGGAGATCGGCGCGCGGGTGCCGCTGGCCGAGGCGCGTGAGGCGGTGCTGGAGCTGCGGCGCGGCAAGGGGATGGTGCTCGACCCCGGCGACCCCGACACGCGCAGCGCGGGGTCCTTCTTCACCAACCCCGTGCTCGGCCCGGACGAGGCGGCGGCCCTGGAGCGTCGCGCCCCCGGCCATCCGCGCTGGGACATGCCCGGCGGCTCGGTGAAGGTCCCGGCGGCGTGGCTGATCGAGAACGCCGGGTTCCCCAAGGGCTACGAGAAGGGCCGGGCCCGCATCTCCACGAAGCACACGCTGGCCCTCACCAATCCCACCGGGGAGGCGGGCGCGGGCGAGCTGCTCGCGCTGGCCCGCGAGGTGCGCGACGGCGTGCACGAGAAGTTCGGCGTGTGGCTCGTCAACGAGCCCGTGCTGGTGGGAGCGAGTCTTTAG
- a CDS encoding TMEM165/GDT1 family protein, with protein sequence MQALWISLVVIFVAELGDKSQLMALTFATRFRTLPVLAGITVATALVHLGSVALGRVVGDALPTTAISIVAGLAFLAFALWTLRGDELSEEEEGKAARTTRNAFVAVGVAFFLSELGDKTMLATITLATQHGWLGTWIGSTIGMVAADALAILVGRFLGSRLPEKWIKYGAAAAFAVFGVLLLVQPLFG encoded by the coding sequence GTGCAAGCCCTCTGGATCTCCCTCGTCGTCATCTTCGTGGCCGAGCTCGGCGACAAGAGCCAGCTCATGGCCCTGACCTTCGCCACCCGGTTCAGGACGCTCCCGGTGCTGGCCGGCATCACCGTCGCGACCGCGCTCGTGCATCTCGGCAGCGTCGCCCTCGGCAGAGTCGTCGGCGACGCGCTCCCCACCACCGCGATCTCGATCGTCGCGGGCCTCGCGTTCCTCGCCTTCGCGCTGTGGACGCTGCGCGGCGACGAGCTCAGCGAGGAGGAGGAGGGGAAGGCGGCCAGGACGACCCGCAACGCGTTCGTCGCCGTCGGTGTGGCGTTCTTCCTCAGCGAGCTGGGCGACAAGACGATGCTCGCGACCATCACGCTGGCCACCCAGCACGGCTGGCTGGGCACCTGGATCGGCTCGACCATCGGCATGGTCGCGGCCGACGCGCTGGCGATCCTGGTCGGGCGCTTCCTCGGCAGCCGCCTGCCGGAAAAGTGGATCAAGTACGGCGCCGCCGCGGCGTTCGCCGTCTTCGGTGTGCTGCTGCTGGTGCAGCCCCTGTTCGGTTGA